The following proteins are co-located in the Caldisericia bacterium genome:
- a CDS encoding N-acetyltransferase, which produces MKKPIPAKLRKTEYTFKAEWLEGLVQAPLNAPEMPPMWSEIVDREGNKHQVLIRPIKEEEIDPMLGFIKKYLDVEYDFYDIVGARVFAELLAIKRKRMKDEYFFLGLENGVPVGMANGRIRDEKVNISLHTMAFKRKVNAGAVLFYAKAWYAFEICKNEEFWATFESYNGWRLGGLRMALPTYPWPEYQHELGGAKIYYLSKKQWEEEIKKDYLEHVAHGSFFKPNPPEELIKKNEKIIIPEEIEV; this is translated from the coding sequence ATGAAAAAACCAATTCCAGCAAAGTTAAGGAAGACTGAGTACACATTTAAAGCAGAGTGGTTGGAGGGACTTGTTCAGGCACCTTTGAATGCTCCAGAAATGCCACCAATGTGGTCTGAGATTGTTGACAGGGAAGGAAACAAGCATCAGGTTTTGATCCGCCCAATCAAGGAAGAAGAGATTGATCCGATGCTTGGTTTTATTAAAAAATACCTTGATGTTGAATATGATTTCTATGACATCGTTGGAGCAAGAGTTTTTGCAGAACTTCTTGCCATTAAGAGAAAAAGAATGAAAGACGAGTATTTCTTCCTTGGCTTAGAGAATGGAGTTCCAGTAGGGATGGCCAATGGAAGAATAAGAGACGAGAAGGTGAATATTTCTCTCCACACCATGGCATTCAAGAGAAAAGTGAATGCAGGTGCAGTTTTATTCTATGCAAAGGCATGGTATGCTTTTGAGATATGTAAAAATGAGGAGTTCTGGGCAACATTTGAAAGTTACAATGGTTGGAGACTGGGTGGACTCCGTATGGCACTTCCAACATATCCATGGCCTGAGTATCAGCATGAACTTGGTGGAGCAAAAATTTACTATCTCTCAAAGAAGCAGTGGGAAGAGGAGATTAAAAAAGATTACCTTGAGCATGTAGCACATGGCTCATTCTTCAAACCCAATCCACCAGAGGAACTCATAAAGAAGAACGAAAAGATAATTATTCCTGAGGAGATTGAGGTTTAA
- a CDS encoding cyclase family protein, which produces MDNNEFIQIMESMEQYDLTVPFSVRTPQWLNYEPLSIKYHKRVGGQQFGLGRNASICNASIHLATHMDGEKHFYPAGRTIGETPLEDWVGPGVIADISDMVSNSSVYTPEMIKKVVDIRKGDILIIKTGWYKYGWNSPDSDEFRYMVKHPGPSPDFAQWALDMKIKWIGVDAVSADHPMNTIMRIWHPRTFEEANKKLIEQFGKDWDEMYPIDEFYQVMHIKLFPKHLVHAENLAGDIAHLPSGRYYIAAFVVKGMELESAWGRFVAWKMKE; this is translated from the coding sequence ATGGACAACAATGAGTTCATCCAGATCATGGAATCAATGGAGCAGTATGACTTAACTGTTCCATTCAGCGTAAGGACACCACAGTGGTTAAACTACGAACCTCTCTCAATAAAGTATCATAAGAGAGTTGGTGGTCAGCAGTTTGGACTTGGAAGAAATGCATCCATCTGTAATGCAAGTATTCACCTTGCAACACACATGGATGGTGAAAAGCACTTCTATCCAGCAGGAAGAACAATAGGTGAAACTCCACTGGAGGACTGGGTTGGTCCAGGAGTTATAGCAGATATCTCTGATATGGTAAGTAACTCCAGTGTTTACACCCCTGAAATGATAAAGAAAGTTGTTGATATCCGTAAAGGTGATATCCTTATTATAAAGACTGGATGGTACAAGTATGGATGGAATAGCCCTGATTCAGATGAGTTTAGATACATGGTTAAACACCCAGGACCATCCCCTGATTTTGCTCAGTGGGCACTTGATATGAAGATAAAGTGGATAGGGGTTGATGCAGTAAGCGCCGACCACCCAATGAACACGATAATGAGAATCTGGCATCCAAGAACATTTGAAGAGGCAAACAAAAAACTCATCGAACAGTTTGGTAAAGATTGGGATGAGATGTATCCAATTGATGAATTCTATCAGGTAATGCACATTAAACTCTTCCCGAAACACCTTGTACATGCTGAAAACCTTGCAGGAGATATTGCTCATCTTCCAAGCGGAAGATACTATATTGCAGCATTTGTAGTTAAGGGTATGGAACTTGAGTCAGCATGGGGTAGATTTGTTGCCTGGAAGATGAAGGAGTAA
- a CDS encoding DUF1116 domain-containing protein has protein sequence MVDIEKANQEALKRVLDAQPVWVDVQKAIDVIPGMKKNMLLHAGPPVTWERMSGPQKGAVMGALVYEGLAKTPEEAAELAASGEIIFEPNHHHHAVGPMAGIISPSMPVVVIENETFGNKAYCNLNEGIGKVLRMGAYSPDVIERLKWMEEVELPVLQKAIRKAGKMEMKPIMAEALTMGDELHNRSRAASYLLFAKITPYLLQTMDDIKKTNDVIDFMFANIHTFLPFVMASCKASLEPAENIEGSSMVTVMARNGTDWGIRVSGLGDEWFTAPSPVPDVLLFPGFKKEDVGRDIGDSAIMETNGLGGMAIASAPAIIKFVGGTVKLAVNKNREMYEITVGENNAYKIPYFDFRGTPTGVDILKVVQKNIPPFLDTGVAHKDPGVGQVGAGLVDAPMECFKKAVVAFSKKYGSK, from the coding sequence GTGGTAGACATTGAAAAAGCCAATCAGGAGGCTTTAAAACGTGTTCTTGATGCACAACCAGTATGGGTAGATGTCCAAAAAGCCATTGACGTCATTCCAGGTATGAAAAAGAATATGCTTCTACACGCGGGACCACCTGTCACATGGGAGAGAATGAGTGGACCACAGAAAGGTGCTGTTATGGGAGCCCTTGTCTATGAAGGTCTTGCTAAAACTCCAGAGGAAGCAGCAGAACTTGCTGCATCTGGTGAAATCATATTTGAACCAAACCATCATCATCATGCAGTTGGCCCAATGGCAGGTATTATTTCTCCCTCCATGCCTGTCGTTGTTATTGAGAACGAGACTTTTGGTAATAAAGCCTACTGCAATCTAAACGAGGGTATTGGAAAAGTCTTGAGAATGGGCGCCTACTCTCCCGATGTTATTGAGAGACTTAAATGGATGGAGGAAGTGGAACTTCCAGTTCTTCAGAAAGCAATAAGAAAGGCTGGAAAAATGGAGATGAAGCCAATTATGGCAGAAGCTCTTACAATGGGTGATGAGCTTCACAATAGAAGTAGAGCTGCATCATATCTTCTCTTCGCAAAAATCACTCCATACCTTCTTCAGACAATGGATGATATAAAGAAAACCAACGATGTAATTGATTTCATGTTCGCAAATATTCACACATTCCTTCCATTTGTAATGGCAAGCTGCAAGGCAAGTCTTGAACCAGCAGAGAATATTGAAGGAAGTTCAATGGTTACAGTTATGGCAAGGAATGGAACAGATTGGGGAATCAGAGTTTCTGGACTGGGAGATGAGTGGTTCACAGCACCATCACCTGTTCCAGATGTGCTTCTATTCCCTGGATTTAAGAAAGAGGATGTGGGACGTGATATTGGTGATAGTGCAATTATGGAAACGAACGGACTTGGAGGAATGGCAATTGCATCAGCTCCAGCCATTATCAAGTTTGTAGGTGGAACTGTAAAACTTGCAGTGAATAAGAACCGTGAAATGTATGAAATTACAGTAGGAGAGAACAATGCATACAAGATTCCATACTTTGACTTCAGAGGAACGCCAACAGGCGTAGACATTTTAAAGGTTGTTCAGAAGAATATACCTCCATTCCTTGATACAGGTGTGGCTCACAAGGATCCAGGAGTTGGTCAGGTTGGAGCAGGACTTGTCGATGCCCCAATGGAGTGCTTCAAGAAAGCAGTTGTTGCCTTTTCAAAGAAATATGGCAGTAAGTAA